TGCGGCCGATCACCCACACATCGGCCAAACAGCTCGTGCCGGTCGCGAACAAGCCCGTCCTGTTCTACGGCCTGGAAGCCATCGCGGCGGCCGGGGTCCGTGAGGTCGGCATGGTGGTCGGCGACACCCACGAGGAGATCGAGTCCGCAGTCGGCGACGGTTCGGCGTTCGGCCTGGAGGTCACCTACCTGCGGCAGGACGCGCCGCTCGGCCTGGCCCACGCCGTGCTGATCGCGCGGGACTACCTCGGTGACGACGACTTCGTGATGTACCTCGGCGACAACTTCATCGTCGGCGGCATCGAGACGCTCGTGGACCGCTTCCGCGCCGAGCGTCCCGCCGCGCAGATCATGCTCACCCGCGTGGCCGACCCCCGGCAGTTCGGCGTGGCCGAGCTCGACGCGCGCGGCCGGGTCGTCGCGCTGGAGGAGAAGCCGATCGAGCCCAAGAGCGACCTCGCGCTGGTCGGTGTCTACCTGTTCACCCCGGACGTCCACGACGCGGTGGCCTCGCTCAAGCCGTCCTGGCGCGGCGAGCTGGAGATCACCGACGCGATCCAGTGGCTCATCGACCAGGACCGGCGCGTGGAGTCGTCGGTCATCTCCGGTTACTGGAAGGACACCGGCAACGTCACCGACATGCTGGAGGTCAACCGGCTGGTGCTCGACGGCCTGGAGCGCGGCCTGCACGGCGTCATCGGCGACGAGTGCGAGATCATCGGCCGGGTCGTGGTCGAGACCGGCGCCGAGGTGGTCCGGTCGCGTGTGGTCGGGCCGGTGGTCATCGGGGCCGGCGCGGTGGTGCGCGACTCGTACGTCGGGCCCTACACCTCGGTCGCGGAAAATTGTCAGATCGTGGACAGCGAGATCGAGTACTCGATCCTGCTGCGCCGCGCGTCCATCATCGGGGTGCGCCGCATCGAGGCGTCCCTGATCGGGCACGACGTCGAGGTCACGCCCGCTCCCAACACCCCCAGAGCACACCGTCTGGTGCTCGGCGATCACAGCAAGGTGCAGATCAGCTCATGAGGCTTCTTGTGACCGGCGGCGCCGGGTTCATCGGGTCCCACTATGTCCGCACGGTGCTGACCGGCGGCTACCCGGCGTTCGCCGGGGCCAAGGTGACCGTGCTCGACAAGCTCACCTACGCGGGCAATCTCGCCAACCTCGCGCCGGTGGAGGACCGCTACGAGTTCGTCCACGGCGACGTGTGCGACGGCGCGCTGCTGGCCGACGTCGTGCCGGGCCACGACGTGGTGGTGCACTTCGCCGCCGAGTCCCACGTCGACCGGTCCATCGACGGCGCCGCCGACTTCGTGCGCACCAACGTGCTCGGCACCACCACCGTGCTGCAGGCGTGCATGGACGCCGGGGTGTCCAAGGTCGTGCAGGTGTCCACCGACGAGGTGTACGGCACCATCGACGAGGGCTCCTGGGCCGAGGACGCGCCGCTGCGGCCCCGGTCGCCGTACTCGGCGGCCAAGGCCGGCGGCGACATGATCGCGCAGGCGTACGCGGTGACCCACGGGCTGCCGGTGTCGATCACGAGGTGCGGCAACAACTACGGGCCCTACCAGTACCCCGAAAAGGTCGTGCCGCTGTTCGTCACCAACCTGATCGAGGGCCGCAAGGTCCCGCTGTACGGCGACGGCGGCAACGTGCGCGACTGGGTGCACGTGGACGACCACTGCCGCGCCATCCAGCTCGTCGCCGAGCGCGGCGAGCCCGGCGAGGTGTACAACATCGGCGGCACGGCCGAGATGGACAACATCGAGCTCACCGGCCGCATCCTCGCCGAGCTCGGGGCCGGCTGGGACATGGTCGAGCGGGTCACCGACCGCAAGGGCCACGACCGGCGGTACTCCCTGGACGACACCAAGCTGCGCGGCCTCGGGTACACGCCGAT
The window above is part of the Sphaerisporangium rubeum genome. Proteins encoded here:
- a CDS encoding glucose-1-phosphate thymidylyltransferase, yielding MKALVLAGGAGTRLRPITHTSAKQLVPVANKPVLFYGLEAIAAAGVREVGMVVGDTHEEIESAVGDGSAFGLEVTYLRQDAPLGLAHAVLIARDYLGDDDFVMYLGDNFIVGGIETLVDRFRAERPAAQIMLTRVADPRQFGVAELDARGRVVALEEKPIEPKSDLALVGVYLFTPDVHDAVASLKPSWRGELEITDAIQWLIDQDRRVESSVISGYWKDTGNVTDMLEVNRLVLDGLERGLHGVIGDECEIIGRVVVETGAEVVRSRVVGPVVIGAGAVVRDSYVGPYTSVAENCQIVDSEIEYSILLRRASIIGVRRIEASLIGHDVEVTPAPNTPRAHRLVLGDHSKVQISS
- the rfbB gene encoding dTDP-glucose 4,6-dehydratase, with product MRLLVTGGAGFIGSHYVRTVLTGGYPAFAGAKVTVLDKLTYAGNLANLAPVEDRYEFVHGDVCDGALLADVVPGHDVVVHFAAESHVDRSIDGAADFVRTNVLGTTTVLQACMDAGVSKVVQVSTDEVYGTIDEGSWAEDAPLRPRSPYSAAKAGGDMIAQAYAVTHGLPVSITRCGNNYGPYQYPEKVVPLFVTNLIEGRKVPLYGDGGNVRDWVHVDDHCRAIQLVAERGEPGEVYNIGGTAEMDNIELTGRILAELGAGWDMVERVTDRKGHDRRYSLDDTKLRGLGYTPMTGFDDGLASTVRWYADNPSWWKPLKGQR